GACAAGGTGCCCAATTATAGACCATACATAGATAGAtgttttttcattttgttattttgtttttaatGAGAATTTTTTAATTATTAGAGAATCAAAGGTGTAGAATTCTTGAAAGCGTATTGAACTTTATTGTAGCCATATATCTGCAGGGATTATTAATTGAAAAGATATAATATAGAAGGTTTGACTTTTCTTAGTTTGCACGTTAGGTGCCAAGACAACGGTTTAAGTTGCATTTTGTAAGAAAATTACAACTACTTCACATAACAATAAACTTTCAATTAGATACactcttttgaaaagtataaCAATGTCTCTTGACGTGACTTCTGTAACAGTTTATGGACCATATTATTTAAAGATTTTTCTTAATGTCGTGTGATgattaaatttttgaatagCTAAAAAGATCTAACCATTTTGGTCATCTACGCCTCTATAAATATCACATCGTTAAGCTTTTGTAGATATTTGAATAGAGATTTTCTGGTTTAAAATAAAGAGATGATGGTTAATCTACTATTCCCTTTGTGTAAATTATTTACGAGCGGCGTTTTCTATGAAATTTCACATCTCTTAACCATTGAcaagttttccaaattgtcAAAGTCTAGAATCAAAGTCGaaaacaagagaaaaagCAGTTTGTTAATGGCTACAATGGCTCTCTTGTAAAGTATCAGGCTAAGCAATTAGTTCCATTTATAATGCACCTAGAAGAAATCTACATTAGAAGGCTATATGCGAACACTCAAATGTTCTCATAAAAAAGCGCAAAGCAGATAGgtaacttctttttctttccttcATATTTCGTTGCATGTCATGCATCAAACAGAATATATACGAGAAATGATCCAACCTTGTCTAAAAGAATTTTTAGTTACCCAAGTAGATTGACCATCATCCCACCACAAAATACATCTCTTCATTTCTTTTACAAGGTTGTTAATATAGGCTTTTGAGCACTTTTACACGTACTAACTTTAAATTTGACGAAGGGAAGTCTCTGTTTTGAgttaaattgatttgaatcacATGGTACACTACCCACTTATTACACAATAATCTTATTACATACAATATATACAATAGCAATCTAAAGTAAAGTAAAGTAAAGGAGTCAGTCAAGTCACCCATACAAACttatatttattatttattACAATAGTATATACTCTGCATTGTTATGCATAGTAGCATACTTTAACAATAATATATCACTTTAATTAGTTGGcattatatatatatatatatataaagtATCACAAATCTCTCTTCACTGTCCCCTTTTCCCCTTTATATATAAGCGCTTGaaatttcctcttctttttaaaAGGTTTATTCTACTACAATCAATTACTACATCACATTATGAAATTCGCTACTGTTTTCACTCTCGCTACCGTCACTTTGGCTTTAAACTTGGACCAAGTCAGATTGATCAATGAAAACGAATTGGTTATTCAAGATACTGAATATGGTTACCCAGCaattgtcaatttgaaagaagaagattctTCCGAAGCTGAAGCTAAGAAGTCCAAGTCGTCTACTAAAGTCACTACTACCACTTCATCTCATGTCACTTCAGCTACTACCACCACTACTACTCACTCATCAAAGAAGCACTCATCTACTTCTACTAAGCACAAGACTTCAACTCACTCAATTACCAAGACTGCTGGTGCTGATGCCGTTGCTGCTAGCGTAGGTGGTCCATTGTTGGTTGCTTTgggtttgttgttgtaatttTAAAATTGCTATCCAACAGGgaatcattttgaaaaagtggGTTTGCTAATGCAGCTCCTTTCCCACACTAAGAAAAACTTTTATTTAATTAgttgacaatttcttttaatATACAATAAATTTACTTTGATTAGAGAAGAAACAGAGACTAGGATGACTGTCTATAAGAGCAGGTCGCCACGGTTTATACCTCTATTGAATATCTCTGCTTGTAAATGTGTGGCTCTTTCCCGAGAAGCCTAAAAAAAAAGGACTCTCGAGAAATACGAATTCGATGAAATTACCCtccccccccccccccaCGTTGTGCGTATAAAGAAAACCCCTTGACGTCACAAAAAAATGAGAATCAATTTGTATATTCAAAGACATTGTAATCTTTGCAATTCAAAAGGGTAGCTCTAAAATAAATCTCACCTCAAAGTATGTGCTTCTTGCAACTTTGATTATGCCAAACTGGAGATGCCGGATTAGGCGCCGGTTTTCAATCGACCGGTAGCGTTTTCCGTATGAGCGAAAGAAATGAATCatattttttctttggcCGACCATGTTCGCACCAGTGCGTTTCAAATGCGACCCAGTGgcttttttcttcctttaGCCTTTCGACTGACAATTTACACACAGTCGACCTATTTTCCTAACTCGCATTGTCCTCAGTGACTcaccaccaaagaaaaaaaatattaaaTCAACTCCAATAtctcaaaatttttcatcataaCCTCAACCAATCCAACTCTATCCCCCTACACACAGATTCGTTTCTCAAGATGTTCAAAAGACCATCTAGTCTTTTGAGACAATCAATCAGAGCCAAATCATCAAGCTCTACTTCAGCTTTAGCTTACAAGACATTACATCGTAATCAAAAACGACCACCATTACCGACAATTGATACCCCCAACTGGTCAGCCAACACAGCCGtatcatcaattctttatGAAACTCCAGTTCCATCAAAAGCCCCACCAAAACAACATGTTCTCAACTGTTTGGTGCAAAATGAACCAGGTGTCTTATCGGGTGTTTCTGGTACTTTGGCAGCTAGAGGATTCAATATTGATTCATTAGTTGTTTGTAATACTGAAGTTAAAGATTTATCACGTATGACTATTGTATTAAAAGGTCAAGATGGAGTTGTTGAACAAGCAAGAAgacaaattgaagatttagTTCCCGTATATGCTGTTTTGGATTATACCAATGCTGAAATTATTAAACGTGAATTACTTTTAGCTAGAGTTTCGTTATTAGGACCAgaatattttcaagaattgattgctACTCATCAATTACatattgatgatgcatCATCTATCCCTGATTTGTCAGCTACTGAATCAGCTTTTCATCCATCAAATTTAGCTCCTAGTGAAGCGTTGAGACAAAAACATATGCATTTGGATCATATCACTACAATTACTAAACAGTTTGGTGGTAGGGTTGTTGATATAAGCGATAgaaatgttgttgttgaattgagtGCTAAACCAAGTAGAGTTTCTGCATTTGTTACTTTGTTGCAACCATTTGgtattttggaattggcaAGATCAGGTATGATTGCATTACCTAGAACTCCATTGAATAgtggtgaagaagaagaagtacCTGTAGATGCTTCcgatattgttgatgcttCTCAATTACCACCAGGTTAATGAAACTATGAATAAGAGAGGACCTCTTGTATAAATGATTGAGTAGTTTTATATTCTTCAGTGACAATACACATTGAACTTGTATaatattcaaaacaagaaaaatcCTTTTACAACACCTCTGATTTAACAATTCTATGTTTACAGTGACTTGCATATGTGTTGGCTTTGAATATGATTTACGAGTTGACTGTTATTTTCTTACGGTGAAACCTAAGCCATTTGcttaaatttttgtttaattttggaATGTCACTTCCTATGGATTTATTGTTACTTTGTCAAAGTAAGCAAACAATGGCTATATTTACACTTTCAACTAAGTGATCGACTCTTTTTGGCTCCTGACACCAGATGCAAAGTTGTCTAAATTTGTATTCGTTGGATGCAATATATACAACACACACAAAAAAAGCAACACAATTAATCAGTTGTGTAGCACAGAACCAACTGAAATTTTGCTCCCGACAAGGAATACAAAACCGTACATACTATTTAAGTAGTCCATGACCATACCAACCTCAAACATTCCTCTTCATCCACCTTATAACACTATTCTTCTGTTACTCCTCCAGGAACCAAAACATTCGTCTTTGTTTCTGTAGCGAGTGTTTTTAAACGAGAAGAAGCAGAAAAGGTTTCTGTTTGTGTAACActagaaagaaaatttcCAACTAAAAAATATTACACTTACGAATAACATACACTACCCACTTATCTGCCTGTCTGTGTGTGCACTGCACTTTTATGCAAGATTAATCCTTTTACAACTACCCGCCTTTAGACGAAACAGACCAGATACATCTTATAATACATGGACTTTAGTAcacaaatgcaaaaattaCAACACATTGAGGGAGAATCTAACAATTTGTGAAGAGACTTATAATCTAGGTAAACTGCTTTCTCCTGGTTTGATATACAAATAAATAGTCGAGGTGGTGATATgcatttgaatcaaattgatctCACCAAAATCCAATATCAACTCTAGTGAGACGCTACAATAGGTTATAATGCTGAATCAAGAGTCACATCGAGGAGACAACTCAAATAATACACAATATCAGCAGCGGCAGCCACCACCAGGAGCGTTCTATTTGCAACAGTACCCAACAGGCTATTTTCAAACACAACCATTGCCTGAACCGCCACAGTACCTAAATCAGCAGTTCAGACCACCACcgccaccaccaccatcacaacaacaacaacaacagttgCCCCTACCGCATCTGTTAAATGCTCGAAATGACCAACAAacgcaacaacaaattccaCCGTCACTACTACCAGGGGTGCAGTTGTACTATCCACTCACGTATCAACAAATCCTTCCATTTTCACAATACGCACCAACCCAACTACAACCGAATCAACCGGTGGTTGATTACCAGTATCAATCTCCCTCACAACAGCCTCTACAAAACTTTGCACCACCTGTCGCAACTAACTGTGGACCAGTTCGCTTCCAGGGAGATACAAATTCCATTTCTAAACCTCAATCTCAATCCCCTACAGTGAAGAAAGAGTTTGAACAGGGACAACATTCTGCTGTATCACAAGTTCCCCCACCACCCAcagtatcatcatcatctccTTCACAAAGCTCAACTAGACTGAAACATCAGAGCCCATCACTAGAAAAGTCATCAGTTGAGGAAAGACCTTCCAAGAAACGACCGAAATCAGTTGCCAAATTGTTATCGAGAACTTCTGTCACTTATCCGAGAAAAAGAGCAGTTACTGCTTGTGATACATGTCGATTAAAGAAAACGAAATGTGACAATGTACGGCCTCTATGTGGATCTTGTGCTCGTAATGggaattcaaattgtcaatataGCACTGACGATCAACTTAATGATTATTCTAGTTATGATCCAGCATCATTGAACATTTTGACCAAATTGGATGTGATATTGAAAGACTTGAATCAAATAAAAACGAATGGATCTGGCTGTACTTGTACCAGCAGTGACAAAAGCGCCACAAAAACAGTTAATAACGGAGCAGGCAATGGCGTTGACAAGAGAACCAAAGAGCAGGAGTTTGGTGATTGTATTTGGAACATGTCTGTTACATCAATTATCGATTGGAATATGTTCAAGCAAGACTTGCATGTGACGCAAGATGAAGTGGATAATACCAAGCAAAGGCTACTCAATCTCTACGATAGAAACAATTTTATACTCCATGGCGAAAATGAAGCGACTCACGCATTTGAGGAAAAGtttaatgatttcaaaattgctgaacaattgttgatgggtAATTTCACTAATATAATCAACTCATTCTTTGTCAACATGTATACGAAATTACCCATTTTGAATGTATGTGAATTTTTCACAGCTTTGGAATTATATCAATTTTTATTATCCAAAATGCCACAACTAACGTTTGTAAAAGTGCTTGAaatgtttgaaaaagaagatttacCACGACTGATTGTCCAAGTATATCAAGATGCGAAGATTGAGTTGAATGATTGGGAAATCGAAAAGCTAAACCTTTTGGTGGAATTTATTCCATTGATTTTGCTTATCTCTGCTCTCGGTGTGTCGGCCATACCAGTGCATTTAAATAATTTGACTACATTCAAAAACTCATTAGACGAATCAGCTTCAACATCACTTGGTTGTTTAAGTGGtgcaaattgttttgatggGATTCCAACTACATTCACTTCGAATAGGACACTCATTGCCTATAAGCTACTCGCATACTCACAATCTATCATCCAGATGTTTCCCTTTGTAATGAGGGAAAATACAATTCGATCAACTCAGTACTATTTACTAAAAAGTCAATTGCAtttacaaaacaacaacccATTGCGTGCTCATAAATTCATCGTTAGTGCCAGCAGGAACATCATGTATTATTtacaaaaaacaaacagcATTAGTAACAGTGACCGCGAAAACAAGGAAGTGCTTGATCGACTTTTTTGGACATGTTTAAAACTTGAAAGTGAGTTAAATACTGAATTGTCTCCATTTGTTTCCCTTTCAGGTATACATCATTTTACACCACCCACCTTATTCCCCAAAGTTCCTGAACCATTGACCGATCAAAATCGGGGTAAATATAGTGGTTCTGTTTTAAAATTGACCCAAAAGTATGATGACCAGTACACATGGTATTATTTCTTGACTGAAATAGCAGTGCGAAAAGTGGAGAATAAGATGCTTGATGATTTATACTCATTAGAGTCAACAATGAACCATGCTTGGGATCTGGAGAGATTTGCCACTGAAACAGTATGGACTGACTTTGTCCGATACTTGAATCAGTATAATGGAATTATAAACTCTTTAACTCCAGAAATTAGACATTTCGTTTTACAAGAAGTCGATGTTGATTATATTCATAAACggataaagaagaagtaCGATAGGGCTCAAAATAACGGATCAAATGGAATGAATGACCAAAGTCAACAACCACGAGAGGAATCCGCGGAATTGTATAATGAtatttttgacaatttagatgaatttttgattgaCGATGACTTGTTACTTCGTGCACAATCAGAATCAATAATGTACATAAAAACAAGAGTTTTGGCATCAAAGTTGCTTTTATTTCGTCCATTGGTTTATTTGATCTTAGAAGATAAGATTCCattattggaattgattaatgCCGCCGCTTCTGTGTTTAGTAACTCGATATCTCAACAATCTGTTTTACTTGAAAGCAACCTTGGATTTGATACACCCATTTCATCGGATTCAAACACAATCACTGATTCTAATGAATTTTCAAGTTCATTggatattgatttggatttcttcaatttaaATAATGCTCCAttattttatcaaaaacagTACCCTGATGAGGACTTTTCCGCTTTGATTGAATATACGAAAAGTGGTTTAGATGATGCTACTCCAGAGTCCGATGAAGagtatttcaaaattaatGATATGGCCACAGCTAGGGCCAAGATATTACGcatctttttccaaaacttaATCTCGataccaaaattgaacattCCTCGATTATCATGTCACCGTCATCCTGGAAGTTGGTATTATATACGTAACTTGTTTATTGGAAGTGTGATGCAATAtctcttgttcaaaaagattcaaCAAGTTATAATCACTGCAGGTTCAAGTAAAGAGTTGCAAAACTTGACGACGCAATCAATGGGAGGTGAAGGGGATGCATCTGGTGATACACAAGCGAAGTCGTTTGAAGAAATAGTGCAAATGGTTTCCAGCGTGGTTGGGAAGGAGAGTATAGTTACTAATTTGGAACATCTGAAGATTGTATTTGAGTATTGGAAAGATGAAATGCCAGATTGTGGTATATATCAAGAGTTTATTATCAAAATGTTGGCGGAGTTGTAAATAAAGTATGAACCAATATAGAATAGACGATCACAATGTATTTACATATTTATGTGaagtcaatttcttctcGTGGCTTTACTAAATTCCACTGATCTTTTAGATAACCTTaattttttgtattgttcTTCAAAAATGTGCAATTACGCtattattttcatttttctaCTCCGATCTCGCTAAATATTTTGGTGCAAAATTTCGTTCAAATAATTCTTTCTAAAGTGAAGAAATACAGAGAAGACTCTATATTACGAAAGCAAAACATTCTGTTTGAAAATGACGAGTCAGTCGAATGAAAGCCCCATAGATAAAGATTGGCACAATAGTGACTACGAAATAAAAGAGCAAGACCGGTTTCTACCGATTGCAAATGGTATGttcaaagaaaagaaagccAACTTAAATGCCTTCATACTAACTCATACCTAGTTGGTAGAGTGATGAAAAAAGCGCTTCCTGAAAGGgccaaattatcaaaagaatcaaaagaatgtGTACAAGAATGTGTAAGTGAATTTATTTCCTTCATTACAAGTCAAGCGGCTGATAAATgtaaattggaaaaacGCAAAACACTAAACGGAGAAGATATTTTGTGGGCAATGTATACTCTAGGATTCGAGAACTATTCCGAAACTCTTAAGATATACCTTGCCAAGTATCGACAGTATGAGCAAGAACAAGCTTTAATCAAGCCACCAAGAAGGAAAATGTAtaagaggaagaagaaactgaaaaaagaaacccTGGAGGAAGAAGGAACGGAAGATGAATATGACGATGAGTTTAATAATGAAGATACTATGCTCAACCCTTCTGTGGACTATTTTCAAGAGAGCAATTTAAATGAACACGAGCCAAGTTATCCAGCTCCACCAACAACCAGTTCGGTAGTTGGTACATCATTCCCCATAGGAGACGATTTTTTTCAGGAGCAAAGTATTGATAACACAGGTGGAGAGAATTTCCAATACTTGAATCACccaaatattcaacaagacCAACAGCCACTTCTTACCCAGACGTATccacagcaacaacaactgcaGCCACAGCAACTACATacacaaccacaaccacatCAGATGTATACCCCTCAAGAGCAAGCATATGACGTGAACGACATGAGCGATTTACAAATGCAACTCAATCAACAGGGTCAAAACGTCGGAATAATTTTGAGAAGCTCTCCTCGTTATTCAAGAACCGGGCAAGGTAACAATCAGGGTTGAACTGAATTGTTTGTAGGTTTTATTGGATTGGGGTGGAATTACCGGAGTAGattctcaattgaatgaaatatAGACTTCAGTGTGTCACTTTTCATTACTGTCTGACGTGGAGCTAGATGATTtatcaataacaacatATTCTTAGACTAAAGTGAGTGGAAGTTTGTAATATTATATTGTAGCTGTGATAACAATCGACCAACCCCTTTATAGAAAATAGGGCTCAAATAGTAACTTATATCTAAAAGTTCAATTCAACTAGCTTTCATAATTGAGGCTTGTGGTATTTAAACATAGGAGACATCAGAGATCGAAGTGGTAGCATAACTTGCAACAATTCTTTCCCAGTGAGGTTGAGACCAAATCGTGCCCTTCTAGCGACACAACATCCATTTAAGACGGTCCTCTACAGATTCACTGACCTTTATATCGAAAAAACGCAAAAGAGCCTAATCGATTGACATACGGGACTATTATGAACGCGTTTATGGAAGTACTCAAATGTATATTGGAAAATATCAAGTCTAGTATTACTCTATGCGCCATAGAAAGAGGAACCCGACACGTCACGCGAGTTTAAACTTTCGATATGGTAACCAAACGCTAGAAAGAGTTGGTTTGTCAAAGTGGCCCCCTTTTAAGTATTAGACCTTGTGCAACAAAGCGTTAATAATTTTCACCGATTTGGAAGGCATTTCCTTTTTGAGTCAAATTCTATTAACACAAAGTACACGACTGGTGGctatttttttaattctACGCTTTTACAATTAGGAGTGTTTGCTTAGAGACCTATTAATAGAATGGTACCTGAGTTCAACGACAgttacttttgaaaaagtattgtAGGCATAATTAAGGTACCTTGCATTTGAGACACTGTTGTGTACACTGTAACACTCTCTACCTCGTTCTCTTGTGTGGCATCGCTTCTCCATCCAAACTAGGTGCCAAGTTCAATTCAACAGAACAAgcagaaaaaaaataactATCCACATCCACTTTCATTACATTTACATTTACAGTTAcagttttttgaaataaaatttAACAAGAGAAACCATTATTCTATCATCAACTAGGAATATACTTTGAAATAGATCAACACACGCTACCTCACCCACCTGACCAATTCAGTTACGGTTCACTTTATTGCACTATTAAGCTAACCATTAGACACTCACGACCAACTTTGAATCGGAGATCCAGCGTTAATCAACCTACTAAACCAGATTTAtcttgtatttttttttttcgttcTTGATTTTCACTGACTgacaatttattgaaaccCCTTTCAGAAGATACATTAAACAGAATCTATTGACATTGCTACTCAGATACACCCCATGATCAAATCGTTTAGGAAAAGTAAGAGACTGTCTAGTTCCTCCAGTTCACCTAAAAGGACAATTTCAAGAGTTTCTTCGCGAACGCTTGACTCAGAAAGCGCACTTCAGTCTCCTAAAAAAGTTATAAAGGCATTATACGATTATGAACCACAAGGTCCTGGAGAATTGAAGTTCAATACTGGAGAATTTTTCCATGTTTTGAATGTATCTGATGATCCGAGACATAAGGAAGCCGAGGAAAATGGATG
The Candida orthopsilosis Co 90-125, chromosome 5 draft sequence genome window above contains:
- a CDS encoding Zcf27 transcription factor (transcription factor with zinc cluster DNA-binding motif), producing MSNQESHRGDNSNNTQYQQRQPPPGAFYLQQYPTGYFQTQPLPEPPQYLNQQFRPPPPPPPSQQQQQQLPLPHSLNARNDQQTQQQIPPSLLPGVQLYYPLTYQQILPFSQYAPTQLQPNQPVVDYQYQSPSQQPLQNFAPPVATNCGPVRFQGDTNSISKPQSQSPTVKKEFEQGQHSAVSQVPPPPTVSSSSPSQSSTRSKHQSPSLEKSSVEERPSKKRPKSVAKLLSRTSVTYPRKRAVTACDTCRLKKTKCDNVRPLCGSCARNGNSNCQYSTDDQLNDYSSYDPASLNILTKLDVILKDLNQIKTNGSGCTCTSSDKSATKTVNNGAGNGVDKRTKEQEFGDCIWNMSVTSIIDWNMFKQDLHVTQDEVDNTKQRLLNLYDRNNFILHGENEATHAFEEKFNDFKIAEQLLMGNFTNIINSFFVNMYTKLPILNVCEFFTALELYQFLLSKMPQLTFVKVLEMFEKEDLPRSIVQVYQDAKIELNDWEIEKLNLLVEFIPLILLISALGVSAIPVHLNNLTTFKNSLDESASTSLGCLSGANCFDGIPTTFTSNRTLIAYKLLAYSQSIIQMFPFVMRENTIRSTQYYLLKSQLHLQNNNPLRAHKFIVSASRNIMYYLQKTNSISNSDRENKEVLDRLFWTCLKLESELNTELSPFVSLSGIHHFTPPTLFPKVPEPLTDQNRGKYSGSVLKLTQKYDDQYTWYYFLTEIAVRKVENKMLDDLYSLESTMNHAWDSERFATETVWTDFVRYLNQYNGIINSLTPEIRHFVLQEVDVDYIHKRIKKKYDRAQNNGSNGMNDQSQQPREESAELYNDIFDNLDEFLIDDDLLLRAQSESIMYIKTRVLASKLLLFRPLVYLILEDKIPLLELINAAASVFSNSISQQSVLLESNLGFDTPISSDSNTITDSNEFSSSLDIDLDFFNLNNAPLFYQKQYPDEDFSALIEYTKSGLDDATPESDEEYFKINDMATARAKILRIFFQNLISIPKLNIPRLSCHRHPGSWYYIRNLFIGSVMQYLLFKKIQQVIITAGSSKELQNLTTQSMGGEGDASGDTQAKSFEEIVQMVSSVVGKESIVTNLEHSKIVFEYWKDEMPDCGIYQEFIIKMLAEL
- a CDS encoding Hap3 protein (C. orthopsilosis gene has 1 intron; similar to C. parapsilosis CPAR2_400930 and C. albicans HAP3; protein similar to CCAAT-binding transcription factor that regulates respiration), with translation MTSQSNESPIDKDWHNSDYEIKEQDRFLPIANVGRVMKKALPERAKLSKESKECVQECVSEFISFITSQAADKCKLEKRKTLNGEDILWAMYTLGFENYSETLKIYLAKYRQYEQEQALIKPPRRKMYKRKKKSKKETSEEEGTEDEYDDEFNNEDTMLNPSVDYFQESNLNEHEPSYPAPPTTSSVVGTSFPIGDDFFQEQSIDNTGGENFQYLNHPNIQQDQQPLLTQTYPQQQQSQPQQLHTQPQPHQMYTPQEQAYDVNDMSDLQMQLNQQGQNVGIILRSSPRYSRTGQGNNQG
- a CDS encoding Pga53 protein (GPI-anchored cell surface protein of unknown function): MKFATVFTLATVTLALNLDQVRLINENELVIQDTEYGYPAIVNLKEEDSSEAEAKKSKSSTKVTTTTSSHVTSATTTTTTHSSKKHSSTSTKHKTSTHSITKTAGADAVAASVGGPLLVALGLLL
- a CDS encoding Ilv6 regulatory subunit of acetolacetate synthase — protein: MFKRPSSLLRQSIRAKSSSSTSALAYKTLHRNQKRPPLPTIDTPNWSANTAVSSILYETPVPSKAPPKQHVLNCLVQNEPGVLSGVSGTLAARGFNIDSLVVCNTEVKDLSRMTIVLKGQDGVVEQARRQIEDLVPVYAVLDYTNAEIIKRELLLARVSLLGPEYFQELIATHQLHIDDASSIPDLSATESAFHPSNLAPSEALRQKHMHLDHITTITKQFGGRVVDISDRNVVVELSAKPSRVSAFVTLLQPFGILELARSGMIALPRTPLNSGEEEEVPVDASDIVDASQLPPG